The Balneolaceae bacterium genome has a window encoding:
- a CDS encoding pitrilysin family protein: MPNDALEKMLWAEADKLGWFINTVTEPVLAKEKQVVKNEKRQGVDNQPYGHTSYVIDRNLYPESHPYSWQVIGSLEDLQNATLQDVRNFYTRWYVPNNATLVVAGDFDTEQARAWVEKYFAEIPRGEEIASLEAPKPELAESPSLYHEDNFARSPRLTMTWPTVEQYHPDAYPLAVLAQLLTDGKSSPFQQVLVEEEQVAPGVSMYHSTSELAGSMQLGIQAYSGTDLDTVRASVDRAFARFEEEGVAADDLQRIKAGQETNFYQGLSSVLGKAFQLAQYNIFAGDPGYVNEDIRRIMEVDRGDVMRVYESYLKGRHYVATSFVPRGESELALAGAERAEVQEEEIVMGAEEGFDLSAEADYERTPSTFDRTVEPPYGEAPQTRVPEVWEEQLDNGMEVYGIASDELPLVQFTLRMKGGLLLDDPALPGVASLTAELMNKGTRDRTPAELEKAIDLLGASINVSAGRESFSITGTTLARNYGSTMDLVREMLLEPRWDSTEFELARQQTLNALVQQQANPGSVAGNAWNRLVYGEEHILSHNALGTEASVRAITLDDLKTHYRQKLSPSLARFHVAGDVERQDVLASLEGLDQGWQAREVTLPDYTVPEAPESSTVWFYDVPGAVQSQLRIGYPALAETHPDHYPATVMNYILGGGGFASRLTQELREGKGYTYGIGSGFGGSELRGPFTISTGVRSNVTYESAELIRQILADYPDTFSEEDLATTKSFLLKSNARAFETLGAKLGMLQDISAYGWPYDYVRQREEVVREMTVERIRELAERYVNPARMHWLVVGDADTQLERLQGLGYGEPVRLHELQESDR; the protein is encoded by the coding sequence ACAGAAACCTCTACCCGGAAAGCCATCCCTACAGCTGGCAGGTGATCGGCTCGCTTGAGGATCTACAGAATGCCACCCTGCAGGACGTCAGGAATTTCTACACCCGCTGGTATGTGCCCAACAACGCCACACTGGTGGTGGCAGGGGATTTCGACACCGAGCAGGCGCGCGCCTGGGTGGAGAAGTACTTCGCTGAGATCCCGCGTGGAGAGGAGATCGCCTCGCTGGAAGCTCCCAAGCCGGAACTGGCTGAGAGTCCCAGCCTCTACCACGAAGATAATTTCGCGCGATCGCCGCGCCTCACCATGACCTGGCCCACCGTCGAGCAGTACCACCCCGACGCCTACCCCTTGGCCGTACTGGCGCAGTTGCTCACAGACGGCAAGTCCTCCCCCTTCCAGCAGGTGCTGGTCGAGGAGGAGCAGGTGGCACCCGGCGTATCCATGTACCACTCCACCTCCGAGCTGGCCGGCTCCATGCAGCTGGGCATCCAGGCCTACAGCGGTACGGATCTCGACACCGTGCGCGCCTCCGTCGACCGCGCCTTCGCCCGCTTCGAGGAGGAGGGCGTGGCCGCCGACGACCTGCAGCGTATCAAGGCTGGACAGGAGACCAATTTCTACCAGGGACTCTCCAGCGTGCTGGGCAAGGCCTTCCAGCTGGCCCAGTACAACATTTTTGCGGGCGACCCCGGCTACGTGAACGAGGACATCCGCCGTATCATGGAGGTTGACCGCGGAGATGTAATGCGCGTCTACGAATCCTACCTGAAAGGCCGCCACTACGTGGCTACCAGTTTCGTACCCCGGGGCGAGTCGGAACTGGCCCTGGCCGGTGCAGAGCGTGCTGAAGTTCAGGAAGAAGAGATTGTCATGGGCGCCGAGGAGGGCTTTGATCTCTCTGCAGAAGCCGATTACGAGCGCACCCCCTCCACCTTTGACCGCACAGTGGAGCCGCCCTACGGGGAGGCGCCCCAGACGCGCGTGCCGGAGGTCTGGGAAGAGCAGCTGGACAACGGCATGGAGGTCTACGGCATCGCCAGCGACGAGCTCCCCCTGGTGCAGTTCACCCTGCGCATGAAAGGGGGGCTGCTGCTGGACGATCCCGCCTTGCCGGGCGTGGCCAGCCTCACCGCCGAACTAATGAACAAGGGTACGCGGGACCGTACCCCTGCTGAGCTTGAGAAGGCCATCGACCTGCTGGGCGCCTCGATCAATGTGAGCGCAGGTCGCGAGTCCTTCAGCATCACCGGTACCACCCTGGCCCGCAACTACGGGTCCACGATGGACCTGGTGCGCGAAATGCTGCTGGAACCACGCTGGGATTCTACGGAGTTTGAGCTGGCGCGCCAGCAGACCCTCAACGCCCTCGTGCAGCAGCAGGCCAATCCCGGCAGTGTGGCCGGCAACGCCTGGAATCGCCTGGTCTATGGGGAGGAGCACATTCTCTCCCACAACGCCCTGGGCACAGAAGCGTCGGTGCGCGCTATTACGCTGGACGATCTAAAAACCCACTACCGGCAGAAACTCTCCCCCTCCCTGGCCCGCTTCCACGTGGCGGGTGACGTGGAGCGCCAGGATGTACTTGCCTCCCTGGAGGGACTTGATCAGGGCTGGCAGGCGCGCGAGGTGACCCTGCCAGACTATACCGTACCTGAGGCGCCGGAGTCTTCCACCGTCTGGTTCTACGACGTGCCCGGCGCGGTGCAGTCGCAGCTGCGCATCGGCTACCCCGCACTGGCCGAGACGCACCCCGACCACTACCCCGCCACGGTAATGAATTACATACTGGGCGGCGGGGGTTTCGCCTCCCGACTCACGCAGGAGCTGCGGGAGGGTAAAGGCTATACCTATGGCATCGGTTCCGGCTTCGGGGGCTCGGAACTGCGCGGGCCTTTCACCATCTCCACAGGCGTGCGCAGCAACGTAACCTACGAATCGGCCGAGCTTATCCGGCAAATTCTGGCTGATTACCCCGACACCTTCAGCGAAGAGGACCTGGCCACCACCAAGAGCTTCCTGCTCAAGAGCAACGCCCGCGCCTTTGAGACGCTGGGCGCCAAACTGGGCATGCTCCAGGATATCAGCGCCTACGGCTGGCCCTACGACTATGTCCGCCAGCGCGAGGAGGTGGTCCGGGAGATGACCGTCGAACGCATCCGCGAACTGGCCGAGCGCTACGTCAACCCTGCCCGCATGCACTGGCTGGTGGTAGGCGACGCCGATACGCAGCTTGAGCGGCTTCAGGGACTGGGCTACGGCGAACCGGTGCGCCTGCACGAGCTCCAGGAGAGCGACCGCTAA